In Sphingobium sp. Cam5-1, the sequence TGTTTACACCCCAAGAGCGTGAAGCCGGGGTTCCCCAGCATGCTCTTGAAGCTGCGCGCAGTGGCCGCTTCGAAACGCAGGGCTGGCAACTTTGCAAAGCGGGCCCCGGTTTTCTTGCGCACATCGTGATGGATCCGGTCTGGAACAGGCATGGCGATCTCACCGGTTTCGTGCTGATCACGGCCGATGTGACAGCCGGGCAACGGCGTGAACAGGCGCTTGTCGAGAGCGAGCTTCAGTTCCGGCTGCTGGTCGAAGGGCTCCGCGAATTTGCCATCTACATGATCGGTCCGGACGGAACCGTCACCAACTGGAATGCGGGCGCGAAAGCCATCAAGGGTTACGACGCCCCGGAGATACTAGGCCGGCATTTTTCATGCTTCTACACGCAGGAGGACCGTTCGCGCGGAGTGCCCGCCGCAGCTTTGGAGGAGGCTCTGGAAAGGGGGAAATTCGAGGCCGAGGGATGGCGTGTGCGCAAGGATGGTTCTCGCTTCTGGGCGCACGTCGTCATCAGCCCGGTCTTCGACGATCTTGGCGAGCATAGGGGGTTTGCCAAGGTCACGCGTGACGCGAGCGAAAAGCGCAAGCAGGAGGAGGAGCTGCGGCAGGCCCAGGAGGCGCTGTTGCAGTCACAGAAGTTGCAGGCGCTTGGGGAGCTTGCGGGGGGCATCGCGCACGACTTCAACAATCTCATGACAGTGGTGCGGGGCACCGCCGATCTCCTCCTGAGGCGGCCCGATCTGCCCGAGGAGAAGCGCAGCCGTTATCTCCAAACTGTGCTGGAGACGTCCGAGCGCGCGACCAGTCTGACGTCTCAACTTCTGGCCTTTGCCCGTCGTCAGCCGCTCGAGCCTGAGGTCATCGACCTGAGCGTTCGTCTCGATGCCCTTGCCGAGATGATCCAGCGCACGCTTGGCAATCAATATAGGCTGGAGCTTGACCTTGCTCCCGCGCTATGGCCAGTCGAGATCGACCCGACAGGCCTGGAGACAGCGGTGCTCAACGCCGTCCTGAATGCCCGGGACGCGATGCCCGATGGAGGCGAAATCAGAATTGCGACGAATAACCTCAGTGCCGTGGAACCCGGGATGGTGAGCCTCTCGATTGCCGATACGGGGCCTGGCATCCCGCCCGAGCAGGCCGAGCGCGTCTTTGAGCCTTTTTTCACGACGAAACCGGTGGGCAAGGGAACGGGCCTTGGCCTCTCGCAGATCCATGGCTTTGCCGAGCAGTCGGGCGGCTCTGTGACGTTCCGGTCAGCGCCCGGTGAGGGCGCGATGCTGGAAATTCGTCTGCCTGGCACAGGCAAGATGCCGCCGGCCGCGAAACAGGAGCAGGATCATATTGTGCTGGCGAAGGGACTGCATGTCCTGCTTGTCGAGGATAGCGACCATGTCCGCCGTTTTGCGCGGCAACTGCTCGAGGATCTGGGATGCGAGGTGCTCGAGGCGAGCAGCGCGGAAGATGCGCTCGAATTGCTCAAGGGGCACGCGGTTGACCTGGTGTTTTCAGACATATTGATGCCGGGCCGGACGGGTCTTGAGCTGGCGCAGGACATCAAGGCCGTTTACGGGCTCCCCGTGCTCCTTGCCAGCGGCTACAGCAGCGAGCAGTTCGTTCCGAAAGATCAGCGCGAATTTCCCATCCTGCGCAAGCCCTACAAGCTCGAGACGCTCGCCGCCAGCATCAACGAGCTGGTGGGCGGGCCGCGACGCCAGGCCGGGCGGGCTTGAACCGGACAACGCGGAAGGAAAGGAGACAGGGCGGCGGCAGGCACGCGGTGTAGATGCCGGCGCCGGATCACTCTCAATAATGCCATGTCCAACACTCCATGACCCCTCGCTCCCAAAGTCAGGGGTGAGCTCAACATGGGTCATTTCTCAGTGGAAATTGTGTCCTGCCTAGATCACCTCTCAGCGGCAATCAACAGGCTCCCAACCTTGTTGCTGTGCTAGCGTCCGTGTGTTATTATGCACTAATCATGTAACACATGGAGCGAAGCCCATGACAGAAGCGACATTCACCTTTCGGGTTGATGAAGCATTAAAAAGCGAGTTTGCCCAAGCCGCCAAGGCCAAGGATCGCACCGGCGCGCAGCTTCTCCGCGACTTCATGCGCCAGTATGTCGAACGCCAGCAGGAAGTGGCGGCACATGACGCATGGTTCCGGCAAGAGGTTCAAATCGGATTGGACGCGGCAAATGCCGGTCATCTGATCCCCGGTAATGAAGTCGAAGCCGAAGCAGCGGCATGGCGTGCAGCAACCCGGCGCAGGATGGCAGGCGAGGCGTGAGACTGGTTTGGACTGTCCCGGCAAGCCTCGACCGGAAACACATTCGCGAATACATAGCACAGGACAACCCCATCGCTGCAATCGCGCTGGATGACCAGTTTGCCGATAAGGCGCGCCGCCTTGTAGATTACCCCGGCTTAGGAAGGCCGGGGAGGATGCCGGGAACTCGCGAACTGATCGCCCATCATAACTACATACTGGTTTATGATGTGGCCGGAGAAGCCGTGCGAATCTTGCGTGTCCTTCATGCACGGCGACAATGGCCGCCCAGCGTTGCAACCGGGGATTAAGTCAAGGAGCCTGCCAGATGACCGGGCAGACGTTCACCCGCTATGACAGCGCCGACTGTCTGGAGACAGAAAGATGTTGCGGCCTATCTTGAAGCCGTAATGAACGAAGAGCGGTAATCGGCCGCCGACTATGACGGTCGGACGGGCGAGGCGGTCCGGTGGGCGCGTGTCGAGATCGGCCAGATGCTTACAAGCAGAAGGATGTGTTCTGCGGCTACGACGCTGCCCTTTTCAAGCAATCGCAATTAACCGCGTCCCGAGTCCGACACTTGGCCGGGTCAGGCTCGTGGGAAGGCTCGAGCGAATCGTTAATGATTTTCCCTTAGCGGAGGAGGCGGAGCGGACGGGTCGGGGTGGAAAAAAGCGCTAAAAATGGGTCGGAATTCTGGACAATTGGTCAGCTGGCTGCTTGGCTCGCCACTCGATCCTCCCCCTCCGCTTGCCGCCGAGCTGAAGAACGGCCTGTTCACCTCCGTGCCCATATTCATGGGCGGGGTATTCAACACGCTGTTGGTCGCGGCCATCGCAGCCTGGCGCCATCCCACCCCGGTTTTCACGGGCTGGGTCCTTTTCGAAGCCGTTCTGGGCGTGATGCGCCTGACCTGTCTGGTGCGGGGCCGGAAGGCGATTCAGGCGGAACGGAAGCCGCCGCGTCATGCTGCGGCGCTGCTTTCCTGCGCCTGGTCCGCATCCGTGGGCGTTGGCACCTTCCTTTGCCTCCTGAATGGCGACTGGATACTTGCAACGATTGCGTGCCTGTCCGCGGCGGCGATGATCTGCGGGATATGCCTGAGGAACTTCGGCACGCCCAGGCTGGCTGTCTTGATGGTCTGCGCGACGGTAGCCCCCTGCGCGATCGCGGGGTTGCTCGTGTCCGAACCGGTCCTGACGGTCATCAGCCTTCAGCTTCCGGTCTTTACATGGACCATCTTTATCGCGTCGTTCGGCCTTCACAAGATGCTCGTGTCCCGGATGGTCGCCTTGAGCGAACTCGAGCGCAGCCAGTCGCTCAATCGCACCATTCTGCAATCGAGTCCCGAGCCTACCTTTCTCCTTGATGAGGCGCATCGACTGATCTTTTCCAACCCGCCGGGCCGGGAGTTGTTTGGAGAGGATGTGGCCTATGGCGAGCCATGGTTGTTCATGCTTCCCGCAGGCGACCGGGCGCGGGCTGAGGCGGTGCTTGAGCGGGCCCGGTCCGATCCTGCCAATCTGGTTGTCGAGTTGACCCGTCCTTCCGGTTCGAGCGCCTGGTTTGATATTGTCATCAACCGGACCGCAGCCGCATTGAAAGGCTTTGTCGTCGTCGCGCGCGATATCAGCGACCAGAAGGTGTCGGAGGAACGGGCGATCTGGATGGCCCGGCATGACGCGCTGACGGGACTGCCAAACCGCACCATATTGCAGGACCGGCTGGACAAAATTCTCGATCGTGGCGAGGCATCGGCCGGCGCAGCGTTGCTGATCGTCGATGTCGATAATTTCAAGACCATCAACGACAGCTTCGGACATGATTGCGGCGACGCGTTGCTGTGCACGGTAGCGCAGAGATTGCGCGCGACCCTCCGCGCAGACGATCTGGTGGCAAGAACGGGCGGCGACGAATTCACGCTTGTCATCGCCGCCGCCTGCGAAGCGGACGTGATGGAGACTGCCCGGCGGATTTACGGGCAGCTGGAGGCGCCGATGCGCCATCGAGGACTGCTGGTCGAATGCGGTGTAAGCATCGGGGCGAGCCTTGTCCCGCGCGATGGACGGAAACGTTCCGACATATTGAAGGCTGCGGACGTCGCCCTGTACGCGGCCAAGACGGACGGCCGCGGCCAGATCAAGATCTTTTCGCCTGCGATGCTGATTGAAGCGGAAAAGCCCAGGGCGATGATCGCATCTGCCCGGGACGCGCTGCAGCGCGACGCGGTCCTTCCCTATTATCAACCCAAGGTGTCGCTGTACGACGGCAGGACCGTGGGCTTTGAAGCCTTGCTCCGCTGGCGGGACAAGGCAGGAACGATACGAAGCGCCGAGGCGCTTGTGGCCGCATTTGAGGATCCGACCCTGGGCGCCATGTTGAGCGATCGCATGCTGGCGCGAATTCTGGACGATATTGAACGGTGGGCGGGGGCAGGCGTGCCCTTTGGCCATGTGGCGTTCAACGTGAGCGGCATCGACCTGCGCCGACCGGCCTTTGCAGAGACGATACGCGCTCATTTGGTGTCTAGAAGCCTCCCGCCGCAATGTCTGCAGATTGAGGTCACCGAGCAGGTCTTTCTGGGCCGTGGTTCGGACCAGGTGCAAGAGGCGCTGCAGCGACTGAGCGACTGCGGGATACGGATTGCGCTCGATGACTTCGGGACTGGCTATGGCTCGCTGTCGTGCCTCAATCGCTTTCCTGTCGACGCCCTCAAGGTCGATCGCTCGTTCGTCCGGCAGGTCGGTCGCGGGAGGGATGCGGAGGTCATTGCCTCGGCGATCATCGGCATGGGCCGCTCGCTCGGCCTCGAAATCGTTGCCGAAGGCATCGAAACCGCTGCCCAGGAAGCCTATCTGATGAATGCAGGATGCGACCTGGGACAAGGGTTTCTCTATTCGCCGGCCATCCCCGCTGACGGCGTGCCCGCCATCCTTGCGCATCAGGGCCAGGGTCTGCGGCAGGCGCTGCGAGCATAGGTGGGCGGGGCACTTTACGGCCTGTCGTGACCGGATCCAAAAGCAGGTACGAAGGCGGTGCGCGGCAGGGGAATGCTGCTCTGCGGACGGACTGCTCCGCTCCTATCGCTTGAGCCATCCTGCTCATTTCGCAAACAGGGGTCCCATCTTCAATATTTTGTTACGGTTCGCATTTACCTCATTCATCGATATCATTCGCGAGGGACATGGAGGATGATTTTGAAGCTTGCCGCGTTCACGCTTGGGTTGACGGTTGCGACAGGCGCCGCTGCCGCTCCGCTCCATCTCGTTTGCCTGGGCAATGGCTCGGCCAACAGGATCACCAGCAGTTCCGGTTCCGCTTGGGCCAGCAACGGCGCATCGGCCTGGGGGCAGGTGATCGGCACCCGCGACGTTCCTTTTGACGATCAGGTCAATATCGAGCTGGCGGACGACGGGACAGGTCAGATAAGGATGCCTCGCGCCATGTTGCCGAAAATCCGCGGGGGAAAAGACGGCTGGTTCGAGATCAGGGATGTCGTCAAGGGCCAGGATGAAATAACCGGCACCGTGCAGGTCAATGTTTTCAACTCCCCCAAGCTGCGGATCGACCGCATTCGCGGCCATGTCAGCCTCAGCGGAAAATCCGGCGATTATGCAGGGATCTGCCAGCCTTTTGATCCCGCCACGGTCCAGCGGGCATTCTGATCGTCATGCGGACCAGCCTCATCCTCGCGAACCTGATTGCCTTGCCTGCATCGTTGGTCTCGGCCCATCCGGGTGGATTGAACGCGCAGGGTTGCCATAATGACCGCAGAACCGGCGGCTATCACTGCCATCGCGGAGAATCCGTAGCGACCCGCCGCCAGGCTCTGGCCGGTGGTGGAGGGGCATTTCCCAACTGTGCCTCAGCGCGCGCTGCTGGCGCGGCCCCTGTCGGGGCTGGCGATCCGGGTTATGGACGCCACCTGGACCGCGACGGTGACGGCATAGGATGTGAATGATGCATCGGCCCATGCGATAGACCTTGTTGGCATTTTGCTGGAAAATGGAACCTTTCCCATTTTGCGCATGCCCGATGGTGGCGAGTGGCGGCTGGAAATCCGGAGGCGATACAGGCATCTGCTGGGTATGCGGGTGAAAGTGACGGGCACGAGAAACGGATTCGACATTCTGGCGGTCGACCGTATCGAACGGGCATGACACGCGATCAGGAGCTCTGGGGGATGGCGGCCACGCTGCTTCGTCACCATGGCGACAAGGCCCCATTGCGGGTCGCTGAGCGTATCGGGGCCCTGGCGATGCAGGGGGAGATGGGCGGCGTGGAACTTTGGCGCGAAGTCGCCCGCCGGATGCTCGCCTTGACAGCCCAGGCCGGCAAGGCTTGAGGCTCGTTCGTCGCGCTGGCCCGGCTTGTGCATGATGCATGTCCTGCTGCGTTCATGCGCAGGCCGAAACAGGCGTGGCAATTGGTCGTCATCATCTCAGTCTCTGCCGATGGCGCAGGAATAAAGACCGGGAAGAGAGAATGTCCGTTCCCTTGCTATCATATGATAATTTTCTACGCGGCAGTCATGAATAACAGCGATCTAAAAGCGATAATTCGTGCGCTTGTAGGCGTGATCGAGCATAATGATGGACAGCGAAGGGCTTTCATCGCCGGATTTGTCTGCGCAGATCTTCCTCTCCATTCATCGGAGCGGGCCCCAAGCAATTTTCGTCTCGGACGGCGGACAAGGGAAGCGCTCAAATGAAGCAAATATATTCCTGATCGGACATCCGTCCGCGGTGCCGCGTAGAGCATGCGTTGAATCAGGCGCAGGACGCACGCTCTAATTCTTGGTTGTCGCATCGCTTCTGCGCAAAAGCGGGTTCCCACTTCTGCGCGCGATGCGCTGGGGCAAAAGCTAATCCGACGCGATCGGATCGCAACCCATCCCTGCTCCAGGCACCAGGGGCAGGCAAAGCCGGCAGATTTGATCAGCAAGATGCCGGCCTTGAACTTGAGCCGCGATGCGAGCGCATATTTGGGCTGACTTCATGCTTCCGCCTTGTGCGGTTCATGAGGACAAGCCGTGGTTCTTGTGACCAGGAATAGCGGGATGGTTCCCATTTTCAGCGGGCAGCAGGGTGCCAGCCAGGTCTCAGCGTCTCTTCCACCTCCTCCAGAATCGAGAACAATTCAAGCGCTCCCACGTCATCGTGCCGGGACAAGGCGAGGGCGATCAGCTGCTCCACATAGGGCGGAGCGTGCGCTCCATATTGTCTGACCAGCTCTTTTGCATTCAACATGAGACGCCTTGGCTGATAAATGGTGAAGAACCATAAGCAGTCGGAGCAATCATATCCTGTTGTAAAGGATTGAAAGATGATCCTATCCTCTATTTCATAGCATTCATATACGAATCGGAAAAGAGGCGCGGATGGCTGACGTCGATTGGGAAGTCACAGAAAGCGGATCGATTGTGGCGGAGGCTGTGAGCCGCTCATTTGTCGCCCCCGCATCATCGCTGGTCGCCATAAGGATCGAGATTTCAGATACTGAAGGAGGCTCTGGCCGCGCGCATCAGTTTTTCGTGACATCTGATCTGGCCAGGTTGGTCGGCCGCCGATTGATGAAGGCCGCCGATGCCGTGGATCAGTATCGCAGCTGGGAACGCCGATGGCGCCCATCGCGCCTGAAGCTGGGTTGGACCTCCCGTCATCGTGTAAGCATGAGGGGCCCGCGGCGAAATTATATGGTTGCAGCTGAATGAGAGATGGGCTGCGGCGCTGAGGCTTTTTGAACAGTCGATTTGACCGTCGTTGGACCTTGCGGCCGTCATTGGTGAATCGATCACTGTCCCCCTTTGTTGCGGCTGTCCCAAGCACAACGGCCCATTTGGGCAATTGACGGCTCGTCCGCCGAGAGCGCAAAAAAATGGCCTGGCCAAAAGCCATTCTGATCTTCTGCTGCTTTCCTTCTCATTGGAAATGAGCCTGACGCCCCGCAAATTTGCGGAACGTGATTGCCTTCTCTCATCGCTCGCGGCCGGCTTGCCCCGAGGGAGCGAGTGCATTGCTGATCCTGTGGCTCGTGGGCCAGCGGGGAGATCTGCCGGGCCGATGCCCGCGCCCCGGCAATCGGTCTATGCGCCATGGCCTATGCTGACTCCTGATGGTGACGGCCTACCCTCCAGTGGGGGAGCGGTGGCGGTCGCTCCTGACGGTGAGTGACCATGGAGGCGCGTTCGATGCGGTGAGTTCCGGCTTTGCCGAACCTTGCGTGCCTGCAGTCTGTTCAAACATTCGCTGGGCAATCGCGCTTCATCGCAAAATTGGAATCCTGAGCTCGTACCCCCGTAGGAGATTTCCGCCGCGTCTGCGGTGGCAATGGCAAGTCAAACATGGCACAGACGCTCCGATTCCTGGTCCCTTTCCAAAAGGATGCGATCAATCGTGACCCTCATTCGCCCACTTGCCGTCATCATTCTTGCCGCAGGGCAGGGCACGCGCATGAAGTCGGCCCGGCACAAGGTGCTGCACACTGTCGCCGGCCGTCCCATGCTGCTGCATCTGCTTGCCAGCGTCGGGGAGCTCCAGCCTGAGCGGCGGATCGTCGTGGTCGGCGCGGGACGCGAGCAGGTCCAAAGAGCGATAGCCGAGACGGACGCGAGAATCGTGGTTCAGGAAGAGCAGTTTGGGACCGGTCACGCGGTAGCGCAGGCGCGGGATGCGCTTGGCGGCTTTGCGGGCGACATTCTCATTCTCTATGGTGATGTTCCGCTGGTTCGGCCGGAGACGCTGGCGGCCATGCTCGAGCGCCTCAACCGGGAGGACCAGCCGCGAGCGGTTGTGCTCGGTTTCCGGCCAGCGGATGCTGCGGCCTATGGACGGATCATAGCCGATGGTGATGGCGTCATTGAAAAAATGGTGGAATATAAGGACGCCGATGCTGCCGAACGCGCGGTGACGCTTTGCAATTCGGGGTTGATGGCCGTTCGGTCGGCCGACCTGTTTGGGCTGCTCGACAGGATCGGTAATGATAATGCTGCGGGCGAATATTATCTCCCCGACATCGTCATGCTGCCTGGCGCGCCAAGTGCCGTGATCGAGGCGGAGGCCTGGGAAGTCGCTGGCGTTAACAGCCGGGTGGAACTGGCCGGGGTCGAGGCTTTGTGGCAGGACCGCCGCCGTGCTGAAGCCATGCGGGACGGGGCTACGCTGATCGCGCCCGAAACAATATTCTTCAGCTACGACACAGTGCTCGGCCGGGATGTCGTGGTGGAACCGAACGTGGTTTTCGGACCTGGGGTCACGATTGCGGAGGACGTGACCATCCATGCTTTCTCGCACATCGAAGGCGCCACCATCGGCAAGGGCGCACAGGTCGGCCCCTATGCCCGGCTAAGACCCGGCGCGGCGATCGGCAGCAAGGCCAAGGTCGGCAATTTCGTCGAGATCAAGCAGGCTGGGCTCGGCGAAGGCGCCAAGGTAAACCACCTGTCCTATATCGGGGACACGCAGATAGGCGAGGGCGCCAATGTCGGTGCAGGCACCATAACCTGCAATTATGATGGCTTCCGCAAACACCGGACCGAAATTGGCGCGGGCGCCTTCATCGGGTCTAACAGCGCCCTGGTGGCGCCGGTGCGTATCGGAAATGGAGCCATCGTCGCGGCGGGGAGCGTCGTGACGCAGGATGTGGCCGCCGATGCCCTTTGCCTCGTCCGTCCACTTCAGGAAGAAAAGCCGGGCTGGGCTGAACAATTCCGGGAAAAGTCGCAGGCGCGAAAAGCGGCCGGATAATGGCACAGCCCTTCAGCTGGCGCTTGATGGGGGCGCTGTTGCTGCTCTTCGCCATGATGGGAGGGGTGATCCTTCGGCTGGTCGGCAACGCCCGGGCGATGCCGGTCGTCCGTCATCTGGAGATCGCCCTGCCCTTTCCGAAGGACGCGCATCGTCAGCCGATAACGCTCGCGCTCATGACCGATACGCATGTGGGGCCTGAAAATAGTCCCGAGCGCATGGCGCGCATCGTGGATCAGGTGAA encodes:
- a CDS encoding hybrid sensor histidine kinase/response regulator, whose translation is MVKPTFKQSEVNEQFDSPLGSCAELATAMLDPQGYVVSWSSGAERSRGYAASEIIGKHLSVLFTPQEREAGVPQHALEAARSGRFETQGWQLCKAGPGFLAHIVMDPVWNRHGDLTGFVLITADVTAGQRREQALVESELQFRLLVEGLREFAIYMIGPDGTVTNWNAGAKAIKGYDAPEILGRHFSCFYTQEDRSRGVPAAALEEALERGKFEAEGWRVRKDGSRFWAHVVISPVFDDLGEHRGFAKVTRDASEKRKQEEELRQAQEALLQSQKLQALGELAGGIAHDFNNLMTVVRGTADLLLRRPDLPEEKRSRYLQTVLETSERATSLTSQLLAFARRQPLEPEVIDLSVRLDALAEMIQRTLGNQYRLELDLAPALWPVEIDPTGLETAVLNAVLNARDAMPDGGEIRIATNNLSAVEPGMVSLSIADTGPGIPPEQAERVFEPFFTTKPVGKGTGLGLSQIHGFAEQSGGSVTFRSAPGEGAMLEIRLPGTGKMPPAAKQEQDHIVLAKGLHVLLVEDSDHVRRFARQLLEDLGCEVLEASSAEDALELLKGHAVDLVFSDILMPGRTGLELAQDIKAVYGLPVLLASGYSSEQFVPKDQREFPILRKPYKLETLAASINELVGGPRRQAGRA
- a CDS encoding CopG family ribbon-helix-helix protein; this encodes MTEATFTFRVDEALKSEFAQAAKAKDRTGAQLLRDFMRQYVERQQEVAAHDAWFRQEVQIGLDAANAGHLIPGNEVEAEAAAWRAATRRRMAGEA
- a CDS encoding type II toxin-antitoxin system RelE/ParE family toxin yields the protein MACSNPAQDGRRGVRLVWTVPASLDRKHIREYIAQDNPIAAIALDDQFADKARRLVDYPGLGRPGRMPGTRELIAHHNYILVYDVAGEAVRILRVLHARRQWPPSVATGD
- a CDS encoding putative bifunctional diguanylate cyclase/phosphodiesterase codes for the protein MGRNSGQLVSWLLGSPLDPPPPLAAELKNGLFTSVPIFMGGVFNTLLVAAIAAWRHPTPVFTGWVLFEAVLGVMRLTCLVRGRKAIQAERKPPRHAAALLSCAWSASVGVGTFLCLLNGDWILATIACLSAAAMICGICLRNFGTPRLAVLMVCATVAPCAIAGLLVSEPVLTVISLQLPVFTWTIFIASFGLHKMLVSRMVALSELERSQSLNRTILQSSPEPTFLLDEAHRLIFSNPPGRELFGEDVAYGEPWLFMLPAGDRARAEAVLERARSDPANLVVELTRPSGSSAWFDIVINRTAAALKGFVVVARDISDQKVSEERAIWMARHDALTGLPNRTILQDRLDKILDRGEASAGAALLIVDVDNFKTINDSFGHDCGDALLCTVAQRLRATLRADDLVARTGGDEFTLVIAAACEADVMETARRIYGQLEAPMRHRGLLVECGVSIGASLVPRDGRKRSDILKAADVALYAAKTDGRGQIKIFSPAMLIEAEKPRAMIASARDALQRDAVLPYYQPKVSLYDGRTVGFEALLRWRDKAGTIRSAEALVAAFEDPTLGAMLSDRMLARILDDIERWAGAGVPFGHVAFNVSGIDLRRPAFAETIRAHLVSRSLPPQCLQIEVTEQVFLGRGSDQVQEALQRLSDCGIRIALDDFGTGYGSLSCLNRFPVDALKVDRSFVRQVGRGRDAEVIASAIIGMGRSLGLEIVAEGIETAAQEAYLMNAGCDLGQGFLYSPAIPADGVPAILAHQGQGLRQALRA
- a CDS encoding excalibur calcium-binding domain-containing protein; this translates as MRTSLILANLIALPASLVSAHPGGLNAQGCHNDRRTGGYHCHRGESVATRRQALAGGGGAFPNCASARAAGAAPVGAGDPGYGRHLDRDGDGIGCE
- a CDS encoding DUF5818 domain-containing protein is translated as MNDASAHAIDLVGILLENGTFPILRMPDGGEWRLEIRRRYRHLLGMRVKVTGTRNGFDILAVDRIERA
- a CDS encoding DUF6961 family protein, with translation MTRDQELWGMAATLLRHHGDKAPLRVAERIGALAMQGEMGGVELWREVARRMLALTAQAGKA
- the glmU gene encoding bifunctional UDP-N-acetylglucosamine diphosphorylase/glucosamine-1-phosphate N-acetyltransferase GlmU; this translates as MKSARHKVLHTVAGRPMLLHLLASVGELQPERRIVVVGAGREQVQRAIAETDARIVVQEEQFGTGHAVAQARDALGGFAGDILILYGDVPLVRPETLAAMLERLNREDQPRAVVLGFRPADAAAYGRIIADGDGVIEKMVEYKDADAAERAVTLCNSGLMAVRSADLFGLLDRIGNDNAAGEYYLPDIVMLPGAPSAVIEAEAWEVAGVNSRVELAGVEALWQDRRRAEAMRDGATLIAPETIFFSYDTVLGRDVVVEPNVVFGPGVTIAEDVTIHAFSHIEGATIGKGAQVGPYARLRPGAAIGSKAKVGNFVEIKQAGLGEGAKVNHLSYIGDTQIGEGANVGAGTITCNYDGFRKHRTEIGAGAFIGSNSALVAPVRIGNGAIVAAGSVVTQDVAADALCLVRPLQEEKPGWAEQFREKSQARKAAG